In one window of Halomarina pelagica DNA:
- a CDS encoding efflux RND transporter permease subunit, translating into MDAARLVDRIDALVVGRTKTVVLAFLLVTGVFAVGLGNISTETGTDQFTTDVPAQAAFEDVNREFTPPFAPGTASTSLIQREGNVLSKPALLRMLETQEALSEREGLRVVGTSSAAQGVARQLDPTATTLDAQIRAVERATPGEIDAAVERAAERPGFAAALSTDFNPEAATASASIGSVSHSIPGYSATAGGPSGGSDPLTSIQLRSERVVAATAPSIEVFGSGIVNDEFSRVIFDSLIVVVPAAALFIVLFLVVAYRDPLDLLLGLVALAMTLVWTFGFTGLAGIPFSQLLIAVPPLLLAVGIDFGIHAINRYREERLTEARGESMRVTLRQLLVAFFIVTGTTVIGFAANGTSSLGPIRQFGLVAAVGITFTFLIFGVFLPAAKLLLDRLAARTRIPQFSQQPLGREGTVLGRALSAGVVLARRAPVAVLLVVAVLTVASGGYATGVDTSFQQEDFLPPEEVPAYLDALPEPFAPGEYTVTSTLNYLESNFASGNQQSVTVYVEGPMERDTALETMYRASADPPAVLVSEDRRARSQSIVTVIRAQAAADPEFAALVARNDLDGNGVPDDDLEEVYAALESSPAGERAERYLASDHRSAQVVYTAEGDAGQDAVADAGRRMADRYRADATATGQTVVFAAVSGVIFASAFRSLALALALTAVFLVIVYRAVTGYWSLGLANLVPILVTLGLIGGSMRALGIPFNALTATILSITIGLGIDYSVHVVHRFADEYEERDLGPALTRTVQGTGGALTGSMLTTVFGIGVLVLAITPILGQFGVLTGLSILYAYLTALLVTPAALVVWARLEGLVNGVA; encoded by the coding sequence ATGGACGCAGCGCGCCTCGTCGACCGGATCGACGCTCTCGTCGTCGGGCGGACGAAGACCGTCGTGCTCGCCTTCCTGCTCGTGACGGGCGTGTTCGCCGTCGGCCTCGGGAACATCTCGACGGAGACCGGCACGGACCAGTTCACGACCGACGTGCCCGCCCAGGCGGCGTTCGAGGACGTGAACCGCGAGTTCACGCCGCCGTTCGCGCCGGGCACCGCGAGCACGTCGCTCATCCAGCGCGAGGGGAACGTCCTCTCGAAGCCCGCGCTGTTGCGGATGCTCGAGACCCAGGAGGCGCTCTCGGAACGGGAGGGCCTCCGGGTCGTCGGGACGAGCAGCGCCGCCCAGGGCGTCGCCCGACAGCTCGATCCGACCGCGACCACGCTCGACGCGCAGATCCGCGCCGTCGAGCGGGCGACGCCCGGCGAGATCGACGCCGCCGTCGAGCGCGCCGCCGAGCGCCCGGGCTTCGCCGCCGCTCTCTCGACGGACTTCAACCCCGAGGCGGCGACCGCCTCCGCGTCGATCGGCTCCGTCTCTCACTCGATCCCCGGCTACTCGGCGACCGCCGGCGGACCGAGCGGCGGTTCCGACCCGCTGACGAGCATCCAGCTCCGGTCGGAGCGGGTCGTCGCGGCGACGGCCCCGAGCATCGAGGTGTTCGGCTCCGGCATCGTCAACGACGAGTTCTCGCGGGTTATCTTCGACTCGCTGATCGTCGTCGTCCCCGCGGCGGCGCTGTTCATCGTCCTCTTCCTCGTCGTCGCCTACCGCGACCCGCTCGACCTCCTGCTGGGGCTGGTCGCGCTCGCCATGACGCTCGTCTGGACGTTCGGCTTCACCGGCCTCGCCGGGATTCCGTTCTCCCAGCTGCTCATCGCGGTGCCGCCGCTGCTGCTCGCGGTCGGCATCGACTTCGGCATCCACGCGATCAACCGCTACCGCGAGGAGCGCCTGACGGAAGCGCGCGGCGAGTCGATGCGCGTCACCCTGAGACAGCTCCTGGTCGCCTTCTTCATCGTCACCGGGACGACCGTCATCGGCTTCGCCGCCAACGGGACGAGTTCGCTCGGCCCGATCCGACAGTTCGGCCTCGTCGCCGCCGTCGGCATCACGTTCACCTTCCTCATCTTCGGCGTGTTCCTCCCCGCGGCGAAGCTCCTGCTCGACCGACTCGCCGCCCGCACTCGTATCCCGCAGTTCAGCCAGCAACCGCTCGGCCGCGAGGGAACCGTCCTCGGGCGCGCCCTCTCGGCGGGCGTCGTCCTCGCGCGCCGCGCACCCGTCGCCGTCCTGCTCGTCGTCGCCGTCCTCACCGTCGCCTCGGGGGGCTACGCGACGGGCGTCGACACGAGCTTCCAGCAGGAGGACTTCCTCCCGCCGGAGGAGGTCCCGGCCTACCTCGACGCGCTCCCCGAGCCGTTCGCGCCGGGGGAGTACACCGTCACGAGCACGCTCAACTACCTCGAGTCGAACTTCGCCTCCGGTAACCAGCAGTCGGTGACCGTGTACGTCGAGGGACCGATGGAGCGCGACACCGCCCTCGAGACCATGTACCGCGCGTCGGCGGATCCCCCCGCCGTCCTGGTCAGCGAGGACCGCCGCGCGCGCTCACAGAGCATCGTCACCGTCATCCGGGCGCAGGCGGCCGCCGATCCCGAGTTCGCCGCGCTCGTCGCCCGGAACGACCTGGACGGCAACGGCGTCCCGGACGACGACCTGGAGGAGGTGTACGCGGCGCTCGAATCGTCGCCCGCGGGCGAGCGGGCGGAGCGATACCTCGCCTCCGACCACCGGAGCGCGCAGGTCGTCTACACCGCGGAGGGCGACGCCGGGCAGGACGCCGTCGCCGACGCGGGTCGACGGATGGCAGACCGCTACCGCGCCGACGCGACCGCCACCGGCCAGACGGTCGTCTTCGCCGCCGTCTCCGGGGTCATCTTCGCCTCCGCGTTCCGCAGCCTGGCGCTCGCGCTCGCGCTCACCGCCGTCTTCCTCGTGATCGTCTACCGCGCCGTCACGGGCTACTGGTCGCTCGGGCTCGCCAACCTCGTCCCGATCCTCGTCACGCTCGGCCTCATCGGCGGGTCGATGCGCGCGCTCGGCATCCCCTTCAACGCCCTCACGGCGACGATCCTCTCGATCACGATCGGCCTCGGCATCGACTACTCGGTCCACGTCGTCCACCGCTTCGCCGACGAGTACGAGGAGCGCGACCTCGGGCCGGCTCTGACCCGGACCGTCCAGGGGACCGGCGGGGCGCTCACGGGGAGCATGCTCACCACGGTCTTCGGCATCGGCGTGCTCGTGCTCGCCATCACGCCCATCCTCGGGCAGTTCGGCGTCCTCACCGGCCTCTCGATCCTCTACGCCTACCTCACCGCGCTGCTCGTCACGCCCGCGGCGCTCGTCGTCTGGGCGCGGCTGGAGGGGCTGGTGAACGGGGTAGCGTAG
- a CDS encoding GNAT family N-acetyltransferase, which yields MTDAEYDYRPVPDDDVEAFRRLVTYAFRPTERPDPLDDPDDLPAPARIGARRGIYDGDELCCTGRHYWFTHRIRGERHAVGGLSAVSTPPKHRRRGLVRRLLAESLAEYREREHHFASLWPFEYAFYRQFGWETASRYAVATFEPDAIDFLDRVDPPECGRFVDLDADRWADCEAVYRAENDRALAMYRTEEWWRKRVFAGWDDDPYVAGWERDGELRGYLVYDIEDGDDSEGRRMRVYETGAVDFEAHLEVLRFCRYHDSQVAKVTLHGPVDSSLHDLVEDPRAVEIEIEPGAMIRVVDVERALSGLASPADGATTIAVEDPLVERNRGTFRLEASGGRATCERTDGAADAEVSIGTLSQLAVGYLSVEEAARFGRLDASAEARETLAALFPPDETFLREGF from the coding sequence ATGACGGACGCCGAGTACGACTACCGCCCCGTCCCCGACGACGACGTCGAGGCGTTCCGCCGCCTCGTCACCTACGCCTTCCGCCCGACCGAGCGCCCCGATCCGCTCGACGATCCCGACGACCTCCCCGCCCCGGCGCGGATCGGCGCGCGCCGGGGGATCTACGACGGCGACGAGCTGTGCTGCACCGGCCGGCACTACTGGTTCACCCACCGTATCAGGGGGGAGCGACACGCCGTCGGCGGTCTCTCGGCGGTCTCGACGCCGCCGAAGCACCGCCGGCGCGGCCTCGTCCGCCGGCTGCTCGCCGAGTCCCTCGCCGAGTACCGCGAGCGCGAACACCACTTCGCCTCGCTGTGGCCCTTCGAGTACGCTTTCTACCGGCAGTTCGGCTGGGAGACCGCCTCGCGGTACGCCGTCGCGACGTTCGAACCGGACGCGATCGACTTCCTCGACCGCGTCGATCCGCCCGAGTGCGGCCGGTTCGTCGACCTCGACGCCGACCGCTGGGCGGACTGCGAGGCCGTCTACCGCGCCGAAAACGACCGCGCGCTCGCCATGTACCGGACCGAGGAGTGGTGGCGGAAGCGCGTCTTCGCCGGCTGGGACGACGACCCCTACGTCGCGGGCTGGGAGCGCGACGGCGAACTCCGCGGGTACCTCGTCTACGACATCGAGGACGGCGACGATTCGGAGGGCCGCCGGATGAGAGTCTACGAGACGGGAGCCGTCGACTTCGAGGCGCACCTCGAAGTCCTCCGGTTCTGCCGCTATCACGACTCGCAGGTGGCGAAGGTGACGCTGCACGGTCCCGTCGATTCGAGCCTCCACGACCTCGTCGAGGACCCCCGCGCCGTCGAGATCGAGATCGAACCGGGGGCGATGATCCGCGTCGTCGACGTCGAGCGCGCGCTCTCGGGACTGGCCTCCCCCGCCGACGGCGCGACGACGATCGCGGTCGAGGATCCGCTGGTCGAGCGGAACCGCGGGACGTTCCGCCTGGAGGCGAGCGGCGGGCGGGCCACCTGCGAGCGGACCGACGGCGCGGCGGACGCCGAAGTGTCGATCGGGACGCTCTCGCAACTCGCCGTCGGCTACCTCTCGGTCGAGGAGGCGGCGCGGTTCGGTCGCCTCGACGCGAGCGCCGAGGCGCGTGAGACGCTGGCGGCGCTGTTCCCGCCGGATGAGACGTTCCTCCGCGAGGGGTTCTAA
- a CDS encoding luciferase domain-containing protein — protein MIDITAEVETWPGVSTAPHRFAGREFSVGGREIGHLHGQWQVDVPLTRRLRDALVDEGVASPHHIYPESGWVTYYLDSEAGARGAVRLLRLSYLRHVRALGRRDDAPPEIGTVDVDAELDRLDPSDAVREAFGVGTVA, from the coding sequence ATGATCGACATCACGGCCGAAGTCGAGACCTGGCCCGGCGTCTCGACGGCACCCCACCGCTTCGCTGGACGGGAGTTCAGCGTCGGGGGACGCGAGATCGGCCACCTCCACGGGCAGTGGCAGGTCGACGTACCGCTCACGAGGCGACTCAGGGACGCGCTGGTCGATGAGGGCGTCGCGTCGCCGCACCACATCTACCCCGAGTCGGGGTGGGTGACCTACTACCTCGACAGCGAGGCGGGCGCGAGGGGGGCGGTACGGCTCCTCAGACTGTCGTACCTCAGGCACGTGCGGGCGCTCGGCCGCCGGGACGACGCGCCGCCCGAGATCGGGACGGTCGACGTGGACGCGGAACTCGACCGCCTGGATCCGAGCGACGCCGTCCGCGAGGCGTTCGGCGTCGGCACGGTCGCGTAG
- a CDS encoding acyl-CoA dehydrogenase family protein gives MELLDEGVVPEHARGVKREAREFAAEHIAPAAQEYHNSGEYPWEILEAGMDAGLVAQDVGEEYGGRGLDLHEMLAVAEEFFRADAGIGLTMMLASFGAEIVEEFGSEEQKEEYLRPVAENEVVTGLAASEPETGSDLAGMTTSAERRGDEWVLDGEKYWIGNAVEGDWVTLYAKTGDSDDRYSNYSLFIVPTDAPGYEAEHIPEKIGMRASKQGHVVLDDCRIPEENLIGVEGAGFYMLAEFFNHGRVVVGGHGLGLAAAAIEEAWEFVHGRQAFGRDVSEFQAVQHILADMRMEFESARALTWRAADRVADQDNAGLWAAMAKTKATETANDCAERAMQLHGGRSILRDRRVSRVYRDVRIPVIYEGANEIQRNLIYSQSTF, from the coding sequence ATGGAACTGTTAGACGAGGGCGTCGTTCCGGAGCACGCGCGGGGCGTCAAGCGGGAGGCCCGCGAGTTCGCCGCGGAGCACATCGCCCCCGCGGCTCAGGAGTACCACAACTCCGGGGAGTACCCGTGGGAGATCCTCGAGGCGGGGATGGACGCGGGGCTCGTCGCCCAGGACGTCGGCGAGGAGTACGGCGGGCGCGGCCTCGACCTCCACGAGATGCTCGCCGTCGCGGAGGAGTTCTTCCGCGCGGACGCGGGCATCGGCCTGACGATGATGCTCGCCTCCTTCGGCGCTGAGATCGTCGAGGAGTTCGGCAGCGAGGAGCAGAAGGAGGAGTACCTGCGCCCGGTGGCCGAGAACGAGGTGGTCACGGGGCTCGCCGCCTCCGAACCGGAGACGGGCAGCGACCTCGCCGGGATGACCACGAGCGCCGAGCGCCGGGGCGACGAGTGGGTGCTCGACGGCGAGAAGTACTGGATCGGCAACGCCGTCGAGGGCGACTGGGTCACCCTCTACGCGAAGACGGGCGACTCCGACGACCGCTACTCGAACTACTCGCTGTTCATCGTCCCGACGGACGCGCCGGGGTACGAGGCCGAGCACATCCCCGAGAAGATCGGCATGCGCGCCTCCAAGCAGGGGCACGTCGTGCTCGACGACTGCCGGATCCCGGAGGAGAACCTGATCGGCGTCGAGGGCGCGGGCTTCTACATGCTCGCGGAGTTCTTCAACCACGGTCGCGTGGTCGTGGGCGGCCACGGCCTGGGGCTGGCCGCCGCCGCCATCGAGGAGGCGTGGGAGTTCGTCCACGGCCGGCAGGCGTTCGGCCGCGACGTGAGCGAGTTCCAGGCCGTCCAGCACATCCTCGCCGACATGCGCATGGAGTTCGAGTCGGCACGAGCGCTCACCTGGCGGGCCGCCGACAGGGTCGCGGATCAGGACAACGCCGGGCTGTGGGCCGCGATGGCGAAGACGAAGGCGACCGAGACGGCGAACGACTGCGCCGAGCGCGCGATGCAACTCCACGGCGGGCGCTCGATCCTCCGGGACCGGCGCGTCTCGCGGGTCTACCGCGACGTCCGCATCCCGGTCATCTACGAGGGGGCGAACGAGATCCAGCGCAACCTCATCTACAGCCAGTCGACGTTCTGA
- a CDS encoding N-acyl homoserine lactonase family protein, with translation MADVDLTVLDRGRVRADTNFVVDGSAVATASNPEPEHDYAEFAVWNLVIETPEATVLWDTGSHPEAGDGYWPEPLYDAFAHVDAADHPLPDDLDAAGYDLADVDAVVTSHLHLDHAGGLEHFAGTDVPIYVHAEELPYAYFSAKTTEGSIAYLASDFDHDLNWRVVYGERATPFEGVELLHLPGHTPGLLGALIRRGDDRPVLVVGDEAYVAANYEEGRPMATSLLWNNAAWRETLARAREIERRTDAYVVLGHDPERFEEMRSVL, from the coding sequence ATGGCAGACGTCGATCTCACCGTGCTCGACCGGGGGCGCGTCCGCGCCGATACGAACTTCGTCGTCGACGGCTCCGCCGTCGCCACGGCGTCGAACCCGGAGCCCGAACACGACTACGCCGAGTTCGCGGTGTGGAACCTGGTGATCGAGACGCCGGAGGCGACGGTGCTCTGGGACACCGGGTCGCACCCGGAGGCGGGCGACGGCTACTGGCCCGAACCGCTGTACGACGCGTTCGCGCACGTCGACGCCGCGGACCACCCCCTCCCCGACGACCTCGACGCGGCGGGCTACGACCTGGCCGACGTCGACGCCGTGGTGACGAGCCACCTCCACCTCGATCACGCGGGTGGCCTCGAACACTTCGCCGGGACGGACGTGCCGATCTACGTCCACGCCGAGGAGCTGCCCTACGCCTACTTCAGCGCCAAGACGACGGAGGGCTCGATCGCCTACCTCGCCTCTGACTTCGACCACGACCTGAACTGGCGGGTGGTCTACGGGGAGCGCGCGACGCCCTTCGAGGGCGTCGAACTGCTCCACCTGCCCGGGCACACGCCCGGGTTGCTGGGCGCGCTGATCCGCCGGGGGGACGACCGTCCGGTGCTCGTCGTCGGCGACGAGGCGTACGTGGCGGCGAACTACGAGGAGGGGCGGCCGATGGCGACGAGCCTGCTCTGGAACAACGCCGCGTGGCGAGAGACGCTCGCCCGCGCGCGGGAGATCGAGCGCCGGACCGACGCCTACGTCGTCCTCGGGCACGACCCGGAGCGGTTCGAGGAGATGCGGTCGGTGCTGTAG
- a CDS encoding DICT sensory domain-containing protein, with translation MSLTELIAGVEAHEKTLTVFNADAGVTEALREHFADRNVVVERGEAAGGPREYVVLSKDEQFLTAASVEDVVNPRRATDPHFDRKARKPILDHLDETMFTSYDTGQMIAASREIEDRAWRVGSGELHAGFQRLSVLETQLDVYEQLGGRANLDVHTYAVPDAPVPSHESFTVHVERSREVADSWFVVYDGAGVEANKCALLAEEREPRRFYGFWTYDPDTVDWIVDHLRTAYGLVETDGGAPVE, from the coding sequence ATGTCACTCACCGAACTGATCGCCGGCGTCGAGGCCCACGAGAAGACCCTCACGGTCTTCAACGCCGACGCGGGCGTGACCGAGGCGTTGCGCGAGCACTTCGCCGACCGCAACGTCGTCGTCGAGCGGGGGGAGGCCGCGGGGGGCCCCCGGGAGTACGTCGTCCTGAGCAAGGACGAGCAGTTCCTTACGGCCGCGAGCGTCGAGGACGTCGTCAACCCGCGCCGCGCGACCGATCCGCACTTCGACCGGAAGGCCCGCAAGCCCATCCTCGATCACCTCGACGAGACGATGTTCACCTCGTACGATACCGGGCAGATGATCGCCGCCTCGCGCGAGATCGAGGACCGGGCCTGGCGCGTCGGGAGCGGCGAACTCCACGCCGGCTTTCAGCGGCTCTCGGTGCTCGAGACCCAGCTCGACGTCTACGAGCAACTGGGCGGTCGGGCGAACCTCGACGTGCACACCTACGCCGTCCCGGACGCCCCCGTCCCGTCGCACGAGTCGTTCACCGTCCACGTCGAGCGCTCGAGGGAGGTCGCCGACTCCTGGTTCGTCGTCTACGACGGCGCGGGCGTCGAGGCGAACAAGTGCGCGCTGCTGGCCGAGGAGCGCGAACCCCGCAGGTTCTACGGCTTCTGGACGTACGACCCCGACACGGTCGACTGGATCGTCGACCACCTGCGGACCGCCTACGGTCTCGTCGAAACGGACGGCGGTGCCCCGGTCGAGTGA
- a CDS encoding COG1361 S-layer family protein — MRRPLLIVTLLLVSTAVVGLAPTGAFGQESPENASNVSNRTAQVGTGNATTPGAGGGPAQGPRTGTPAQPATPSGPQAAPADLEVVDANTSAGVGGSGMVEVVVENTGEEDLSDVAITFGSSNAALTFGGATTARTYVGDLDAGEEATIATEASFAPTAENRSYAIDLTVDYTDEDGNRGRVGPYAAGVTPDARQAFAVEDVNASLRVGTDGTLAGTVVNEGPNDVEDAVLVLRERGGTIAASETEYALGDLAAGDGARFAYDLAVSDAASAGPRQFDFVVRYPTDDGGVTESAPLYVTSNVSAASDVFAVEPVRTNVTAGGGGEVRLRVTNVGDERVTDVSAKLFGDEPVSVDDSEAYVRALDPGESATLTFKVSVAGSALAKDYPVSLDFQYEDADGDTKLSTTYRVPVEVGRSEGGGLLWQRWLPGLGGGLGVLALGYLLVGRR, encoded by the coding sequence GTGCGACGCCCCCTCCTGATCGTGACCCTCCTGCTCGTCTCGACTGCGGTCGTCGGTCTCGCGCCGACGGGCGCGTTCGGACAGGAGTCCCCGGAGAACGCGTCGAACGTCTCGAACCGAACCGCTCAGGTCGGGACGGGGAACGCGACGACGCCCGGCGCGGGCGGCGGACCGGCGCAGGGACCCCGGACGGGCACGCCCGCGCAACCGGCGACGCCGTCCGGGCCGCAGGCGGCCCCGGCCGACCTGGAGGTCGTGGACGCGAACACGTCCGCGGGCGTCGGCGGGAGCGGCATGGTCGAGGTCGTCGTCGAGAACACGGGCGAGGAGGACCTCTCAGACGTGGCGATCACGTTCGGGAGTTCGAACGCGGCGCTCACGTTCGGCGGCGCGACCACGGCGCGCACCTACGTCGGCGACCTCGACGCGGGCGAGGAGGCGACGATCGCCACGGAAGCCTCGTTCGCGCCGACCGCCGAGAACCGCTCGTACGCGATCGACCTCACCGTCGACTACACCGACGAGGACGGAAATCGGGGGCGCGTCGGGCCGTACGCCGCGGGCGTGACGCCCGACGCGCGCCAGGCGTTCGCCGTCGAGGACGTGAACGCCTCGCTCCGCGTCGGCACCGACGGCACCCTCGCCGGGACCGTCGTCAACGAGGGGCCGAACGACGTCGAGGACGCCGTGCTCGTCCTCCGCGAGCGCGGCGGGACGATCGCCGCGAGCGAGACCGAGTACGCCCTCGGCGACCTCGCCGCCGGCGACGGCGCGCGCTTCGCGTACGACCTCGCCGTGAGCGACGCCGCGAGCGCCGGCCCCCGGCAGTTCGACTTCGTCGTCCGATACCCGACCGACGACGGGGGCGTGACCGAGAGCGCGCCGCTGTACGTCACCTCGAACGTGAGCGCGGCCAGCGACGTCTTCGCGGTCGAGCCGGTGCGGACGAACGTCACGGCCGGCGGCGGCGGGGAGGTGCGCCTGCGCGTGACGAACGTCGGGGACGAGCGGGTGACCGACGTCTCCGCGAAGCTGTTCGGCGACGAACCCGTGTCGGTGGACGACAGCGAGGCGTACGTCCGGGCGCTCGACCCCGGCGAGTCCGCCACCCTCACGTTCAAGGTGAGCGTCGCCGGGAGCGCGCTGGCGAAGGACTACCCGGTCTCGCTCGACTTCCAGTACGAGGACGCGGACGGCGACACGAAGCTCTCGACCACCTACCGCGTCCCCGTCGAGGTCGGACGGAGCGAGGGCGGCGGCCTGCTCTGGCAGCGGTGGCTCCCCGGCCTGGGCGGCGGCCTCGGCGTGCTCGCGCTCGGCTACCTCCTCGTCGGTCGGCGCTGA
- a CDS encoding 2-oxoacid:acceptor oxidoreductase subunit alpha: MTDNELVWRIAGGSGDGIDSTSQNFAKALMRSGLSVFTHRHYPSRIRGGHTYVEVRAAADEVKSRGDGYNFLLALGDSFARNPQQEAYYGNEEVKPLSENLDELREGGIIVYDEGLLDASEIEDFEERAEENDWHVYPLDLRGMAREHGREVMRNTAGVGATAALLGMDTGPFEQLMEERMGGDILEQNVEILEMAYEQVAEMDHSHDLRIPEGEHDETQVLVSGSTSIAYGALDEGCRFIAGYPMTPWTDVFTIMSQNLPDVGGISEQVEDEIAAAALALGASHAGAKAMSGSSGGGFALMSEPLGLAEITETPVVLVESMRAGPSTGMPTKPEQGDLEHVLYTSQGDSNRVVFAPGDVREAYEQTRTAFQIAYDYQIPSIVVYDQKLSGELRNVPESFFDREPNPSLGATLTEEEIAEAAHHASGKFNRYTYDPENGVSPRSLPGQRDGRFLASGNEHNPQGHISEDPENRVFQMDRRMRKLESIRAELDDAEESNQTLHDPSGDAEYGILTWGSHQGTVEEAVDRLNEGGHSVKSMGVSDLMPYPKDEVTAFLESVDECLVVEMNATAQFRGLTQKELGRFGEKLSSLLKYNGNPFEPAEIVEGFEASINGGDLPGETTKYVPAAGD; the protein is encoded by the coding sequence ATGACTGACAACGAACTGGTCTGGCGCATCGCCGGCGGTTCTGGTGACGGGATCGACTCCACCAGCCAGAACTTCGCGAAGGCGTTGATGCGCTCGGGCCTCTCGGTATTTACGCATCGGCACTACCCGTCGCGGATCCGCGGCGGTCACACGTACGTCGAGGTACGCGCCGCGGCGGACGAAGTTAAATCCCGCGGCGACGGGTACAACTTCCTGCTCGCGCTGGGCGACAGCTTCGCGCGCAACCCACAGCAGGAGGCGTACTACGGGAACGAGGAGGTGAAGCCGCTGTCGGAGAACCTGGACGAGCTTCGCGAGGGCGGCATCATCGTCTACGACGAGGGGCTGCTCGACGCGAGCGAGATCGAGGACTTCGAGGAGCGCGCCGAGGAGAACGACTGGCACGTCTACCCGCTCGACCTCCGCGGCATGGCCCGCGAGCACGGCCGCGAGGTCATGCGCAACACGGCGGGCGTCGGCGCGACCGCCGCCCTCCTCGGGATGGACACCGGCCCGTTCGAACAGCTCATGGAGGAGCGCATGGGCGGCGACATCCTGGAGCAGAACGTCGAGATCCTCGAGATGGCCTACGAGCAGGTCGCGGAGATGGACCACTCCCACGACCTGCGGATCCCCGAGGGCGAGCACGACGAGACGCAGGTGCTCGTCTCGGGCAGCACGTCGATCGCCTACGGCGCGCTCGACGAGGGCTGTCGGTTCATCGCCGGCTATCCCATGACGCCGTGGACGGACGTGTTCACGATCATGTCCCAGAACCTGCCCGACGTGGGCGGCATCTCCGAGCAGGTCGAGGACGAGATCGCGGCCGCCGCGCTCGCCCTCGGCGCGAGCCACGCGGGCGCGAAGGCCATGTCCGGCTCCTCGGGCGGCGGGTTCGCGCTCATGTCCGAACCGCTCGGCCTCGCCGAGATCACCGAGACGCCGGTCGTGCTCGTCGAGTCGATGCGCGCCGGTCCCTCCACCGGGATGCCGACGAAGCCCGAGCAGGGCGACCTGGAGCACGTCCTCTACACGAGCCAGGGCGACTCCAACCGCGTCGTCTTCGCGCCCGGGGACGTGCGGGAGGCCTACGAGCAGACGCGGACGGCCTTCCAGATCGCCTACGACTACCAGATCCCCTCGATCGTCGTCTACGACCAGAAGCTCTCGGGCGAACTGCGGAACGTCCCCGAGTCGTTCTTCGACCGCGAGCCGAACCCCTCGCTCGGGGCGACGCTCACCGAGGAGGAGATCGCGGAGGCGGCCCACCACGCCTCGGGGAAGTTCAACCGCTACACCTACGACCCCGAGAACGGCGTCAGCCCCCGGTCGCTCCCCGGTCAGCGGGACGGCCGCTTCCTGGCGTCGGGCAACGAGCACAACCCCCAGGGGCACATCAGCGAGGACCCCGAGAACCGCGTCTTCCAGATGGACCGCCGCATGCGGAAGCTCGAGTCCATCCGCGCGGAACTCGACGACGCCGAGGAGTCCAACCAGACCCTCCACGATCCCTCGGGCGACGCCGAGTACGGTATCCTCACCTGGGGTAGCCACCAGGGGACCGTCGAGGAGGCCGTCGACCGACTCAACGAGGGCGGCCACTCGGTGAAGTCGATGGGCGTGAGCGACCTGATGCCCTACCCGAAGGACGAGGTCACGGCGTTCCTGGAGTCGGTCGACGAGTGCCTCGTCGTCGAGATGAACGCGACGGCACAGTTCCGCGGGCTGACGCAGAAGGAACTCGGTCGGTTCGGCGAGAAGCTGTCGAGCCTGCTGAAGTACAACGGCAACCCCTTCGAGCCCGCGGAGATCGTCGAGGGCTTCGAAGCGAGCATCAACGGCGGGGACCTTCCGGGAGAGACCACGAAGTACGTCCCCGCGGCAGGTGACTGA